The DNA region TTTCACACATTTCCTTTCTGTAGCTGAGAAAATCTCTGAATAAGGAAATAGTAGTAATGATCTCTGTTGAGATTGAGCTTAattctttatttacaaaaacgaacaaacaaaaaaaaacaccaacaactACCTTCTCTCTAAGAGGAATGGGAGAAACGGGGGCATGACTGAaggaacacagaaagaaaaaaaaaaagaaatgctcccTTCACATTCAACTGAATCCCATTTATAAGGGTGGTAAATTTGTTCACAAAGACAGAGATCTCATGAATTATGTTCAAAAGTAAACAACTGTTACACTGAGAATTAAGTTAGAGCATAAAATTTAAAGATATTATCATTAAACCAAAGAATAGGATATCAGAGACATGGGAGAGTCAGAAATTTGTACAGCCAGTAGGAAGGTTTTaacttgtattttatttgtatcaATTGTTGAAAACACAAACTCTTCAAGAATTTATAAAATGTCACTAGTTTGGCAATCTTTTGAAAATAATGGTAAACAAATTCAAACCCGAATTCATGACATTAAGACATACGCAATCAATTTAAAGTTACAAAGGGAGAACAATGACAAAGACACAAATGGGCCATGATGAACAAACACATCCAAATCTATACCAGGAGTTGAATAAGCCAAGATTAAACTCCAACATATTAATTGTGCAGAATACAATAAAAGTGCTACAAGAATGCAAAAATTAAACATTGAGTATGATGCTTCTGTATTTTCTTAAAACTTGATAAACTTCAAGAAACGCATGAATGTCTGGCATGAACACAGATGATAAAActaatatttttatatgaaaGTTTAGCATTTCAAGTGGAAAGAGATGTAATCACAATGTACCAGAGAAGCACAGAGTTGTCTTATGCTGTGTGCATTCTAGCATGACTTGGACTCTTACTGAAAATTTTAACTACCCGCTTCAAAATCAAATTGAGGAAATCCCAAGTCAGCTTCATCATATGAATCAAGATCTATGGATCCGAAATATTCCGTGATAAAAAGAAGACCATTATCATCTGCATGATCACTATCAAGACTGCCACTATCATCTCTTAAGGCCTCTTCATACCAATCAGAGAAAGAAATTACATCAGTCCCTTTGACCTTGGCCAAAAATTCTAGAACCTTCATCTTGGTGGTTTCAGCCAGGGCTCTAGGCCCCCACAGGAATTCAAAGCGTGGAGGATCACTGTAGAGCACCTGGCGATACTCTACATAGTTTTCCTGCACCAAGTCAATGGTGATGAACTTTTTAGGCTCCCCATAGATAAAGTGCTCCTGCCCAGCATACACCCCAACCATATTCAGAAACGCCCATACTTTCTCTTCAGGAGCACAgttttcttctaagaatatcaCACCAAGAAGCATGATCAGGAGTCCATTTCTAGGCATCACCTGGTCATCATTCAATTTATCTTCAAAGGTAAGGCCCAGTGAGTTAACAAGGACATAAGTGTTGCTATCCATTTCCTTTACATCAATGCCAAAAATCACCTCCAAGCATGTAGATGCTTTCTCCAAGATGGTAGGGAGAAGCTCTTCATACTCCTTGGTGATTACCTCAACCATTTCCTCTTTAGTGATGGGCTCCCTAACTCCATGCTTAAAGATCAAGGTGTGCACCAATTCAGTAACCTGATCCCCAAATGGTTCAGGGGCCAGGTCTTCACTCTCTACTGGAGGTGGAAAGATGAGCGGGTTCTCATCTTCTGGGACATTAGATCCATATATGTTGCTCCACAAGGTGCAAGACATGCTATTGCACTGAGCATTGTTGGACCAATGAAGAATACTAAAAGCTGGCCCCTCCaacttctcctcctccaccaccctcTCTAcctcttcatcctcatcctctttCTCCACCTCTTGTTCCTCTACCCCTTCCACCTTCTCCTGCTCCTCTGTCTCTTCCATCTCCACCTGCTCCTCTGTTTCTCCCTccacctcctgcttctcctctacctcttccacctcctcctgcttctcctccacctcttccatctcctcctgctcctctgcctctccctccaaCTCCTGTTCCTCTGCCTCCTTTACTTCCTCCTGTTCCTCCACCTCTTcaacctcctcctgctcctccaccTTTTTCAGatcttccttgtcctcctcctccttctcttccgcTTCCACTTCCTTCTGCTTTTCCACCTCTTCCACCTTCTTCTGCATGGTGTCATCGatcaaagaaaaaaggagaaagcaaagcaagagggGTAAGAAGAGGATCATTGACACACACTGAAAGGGACAAGGGAGATAACAAtgctctcatttcctccctcctgtacctccatttcctctgcctctatcttttcctcttccttctcatcttccACAATCAAGATTAGATTTTCAGAGTCTTCCTCAAGTGCCAGTATGGAATATGGAGGCCGAAACATGATGAGGCTTACTGGAGGTGACAGGCAGTGGCGTCAGCAAGATTATTATGAGGGGATTCCACAGACCTAGGGGAGGGAGAATAAGTGTCCTCAGTTGCAGAACTCACCCATAACAACTCTGACAAAAACACACTTACAGACCTTTAGGGGATGTTCTAAAGCCTGACAAATTTCCTGAACTTCTGGTTGGTCTGTCCTCCAGGAAACTACAAAAGCACATGGGAAAGCACCTAAGGGTACAGTATGAGGTTTTGAGCCCACAGCAGAATACATTGAGACATAAGGGCTTTATTTCGCATTCCCAGTAAGACCTAAGAGGCGCCTCCTAAactaaaaatacatgaaaaacccTCGGACCTGTAAAGTAACAGATGCAGTTAGACTGTGAGGCCTTGGGCAAATAGTGTGCTCTGCCTCTTGTCTTAGCAAGGTCTGGAGACTACTCCTCAGCTAGAATGGAGAATCAAGGCAGTAAGGGACCAATATCTTCACAGCATCAGACAAAGATTTCCTGGGGAGAAGTTAAGACCTTGGAAAATACTATAGGCAGCTCACTTTTTCTAGATAAGATGTCAATTTCTTTTTCACACTGGCACATTAAGAAATAAAGCCTTCTCTCTGTGTTGGTCTTGGTGTGCCTCCTGAAAACCAGTCCTCACTACTGTTGAGATTACAACAACTGAATGATTATATGTAACATATCTCGACATGTTATAAACCAGGAGCTACAAGAGCAGGAAGCATGGGCAAGGTAGAACTGGATATGCAATCAATCCTAGAAATAGTGACTGTGTTCTTAGCCCTCCCTCATGTTCCTTACTGTAACTCCTTCCACAGTCGAGCACTTTTCCTCTGGTGAACTGGTTTGGTCTTCCTCACACTGGATATTCCTCAGATGGAGGTCCACTTCCCTAGGAAGACATGTATATTTGAGGTGACACAATAGGTGATTAAGTGGCTCTTGTCCTTCCAAAGTCAGGAACAAAGGCTGGTGTCTTATTGCACTGTAGTAGGCATTCCCTGAATTCTCATTCTTGTATTCATCTTTAGACTCTCACAGCCCATGTAAGGAGTTGGTGACATGATAATCTGCTATGAAAGAAAAACTCCACCCCTCTGAGCCATAACAAGACCGCCTAGAGAAAATTTAAATGCAACAAATTGCTCTACCAAGCCTGGGTCCTCTTATGGTTGAGCACAGGAAAAAAACTGACTTTGAGATCTTTCTAGGGTGAGGGGCACTTTGGTACTCCTAAGAAACCTTACTTTGACACTTTATGAAGCTGAGAACTCCTTACTTTACTGTTTCCATAGACTCAGACCAAGGCTGTAATATTCCTGAGATGTATTACAAGAAAAATATTGAATTGATACGGCATATCCACCTTACCTGGTGCTAGGGCCCATCAGGTCACCTTAGAAGACACCCTCAGTCACCTCTGAATATAGTTTCCTTTACTAAAGACAGAGGCAGTCTGCCCTAGGCTCTGCTTTATTCCCCTTCCAACTAAGAGGTCACCTCCCAGACACACCAGCACTAACTTCAATAGGAAGTATAAATATTACCTCGGGACATTCTCACCCAGACCCTCTCCAACCGGAGTTCAGGAACAAGCTGGTGTGTTTCTGGGACCCATACTAGGTTGGGTGACTGGTGTTAGGATTGTGTCTCTCACTCCTTCCCTTTACCTTGACACTGGTCTGAAAATCCTCTCTCTGATGATGTTACAAAGCAAGAAGAAGGCTTTCTTTCAAATTGCTGAGATAatctaaagagaaataaaagcacaaaatGAGATCATTCCTGCCTATGGATAGGGGATACCCTCAACTTCAAATCAGGATGGACATCTTAACTGTTAGCATGCCTTGTGGCAATCTCTACTGATCagaacttttcctgcccaacACAAATGTGTAACATTAGCCACCCAGAAGAGTCTATGGTGCAAGTGAGGTTTCCTTCCATTTGGCCACTCTGTTGTGTTTCCTCCTACAACTGAACACAGGGGACAGCAAGAAACCCTAGGATTCCTCCTTTCCAACAGAAGGAAAGAGCAATGAAGGATCGagtatctgtatatgtatataaacaagtatatgtctatatacacacatgtatgtctgtgtatattgacatgtatgtgcacatatgtccatagaaatatatgcacatatatggatGGATATTTATACTGAAGGGATAAAAGCCGTGTACTTTTTTGAATATTCAGCACTTTTAGAAAAAGGTTTCAATTCCACATTTCAATATATGAGTAAAACGTGTTTTGACCAAGGTTCTCATCTGAATTTCTAGCAGGAGAGAAGCACACTAAGAAAAGTTGCCTTCCCCTTAATCTCCGAAGTTGTAAGTCAAAAAAAGAGTTCCTCTTGGCAGCATCTTGGGCCCTAGAACAGGCAGAATGGGGAAAGCATGCTTCTCACTGGAAAGCATCCATTTCCCGCCATCAGGATCTTAAACT from Perognathus longimembris pacificus isolate PPM17 chromosome 28, ASM2315922v1, whole genome shotgun sequence includes:
- the LOC125344110 gene encoding melanoma-associated antigen 9-like, yielding MQKKVEEVEKQKEVEAEEKEEEDKEDLKKVEEQEEVEEVEEQEEVKEAEEQELEGEAEEQEEMEEVEEKQCNSMSCTLWSNIYGSNVPEDENPLIFPPPVESEDLAPEPFGDQVTELVHTLIFKHGVREPITKEEMVEVITKEYEELLPTILEKASTCLEVIFGIDVKEMDSNTYVLVNSLGLTFEDKLNDDQVMPRNGLLIMLLGVIFLEENCAPEEKVWAFLNMVGVYAGQEHFIYGEPKKFITIDLVQENYVEYRQVLYSDPPRFEFLWGPRALAETTKMKVLEFLAKVKGTDVISFSDWYEEALRDDSGSLDSDHADDNGLLFITEYFGSIDLDSYDEADLGFPQFDFEAGS